In a genomic window of Acropora muricata isolate sample 2 chromosome 2, ASM3666990v1, whole genome shotgun sequence:
- the LOC136892117 gene encoding uncharacterized protein, producing MTNKNSKCKSNQSLGSFHCLLLISDTLDNVLTHARNFLRARKIKAKRWFKCRISYYSNSDSTFNLQALVTQLSGDVHPLPGPLHNSTSEDTDKCSVCSKTLASNHRAICCDSCDSWCHIKCGKVKPSLYKQLQALENFDWSCPTCLHGNLNINNNTTTSTRSNAPSAVTGDRHKVKCMVANARSLKNKLLDFQTSVYAGDFDIVAITETWLNDSILDHVLLPAGYTIYRKDRDGRMGGGVLLAIRNNIKTFRRYDLETKCELLWNEIHTNHGQKMLIGVYYRPPNTNIEYLQLMDDSLIKVRSLCNFDKIFLLGDFNLPNFDWVNQISLSTEAIYIKAYEMLNDSFFTQVNGYPTRNGNILDLVLSSTPDLITDLRVQEDLMDSDHSCVIFNININLRSSHALPKVVLNFKKANLEELKRTLNYVPWHVAMLDDDLDLNIMKWEDLFWAAVKEFVPTKRIKDGLHSTVSQGTKNSFR from the coding sequence ATGACGAACAAAAACTCCAAATGCAAATCAAACCAATCTCTTGGGTCCTTCCATTGTCTTCTATTGATCTCGGATACCTTGGACAATGTGCTCACCCATGCAAGAAATTTCCTTCGAGCAAGGAAAATTAAAGCAAAACGATGGTTTAAATGCAGGATTTCATATTATTCAAATTCTGACTCGACTTTTAACCTCCAAGCTCTAGTAACCCAGCTTAGCGGTGATGTTCATCCTCTTCCAGGGCCTCTCCACAATTCTACGAGCGAAGACACAGACAAATGTTCAGTTTGTTCTAAAACCTTAGCTTCAAACCATCGAGCGATATGTTGCGATTCCTGTGACTCATGGTGCCATATTAAATGTGGAAAAGTAAAACCTAGCCTCTACAAGCAGCTTCAGGCACTCGAAAATTTTGATTGGAGCTGCCCTACCTGTTTACATGGAAACCTGAACATAAATAACAATACTACTACTTCTACAAGATCTAACGCTCCTTCAGCAGTAACGGGAGATAGGCACAAAGTGAAATGTATGGTTGCAAATGCCCGTTCTTTAAAAAATAAGTTACTTGATTTTCAAACTTCTGTTTACGCTGGAGATTTCGACATTGTGGCTATTACTGAGACCTGGTTGAACGACTCAATACTGGATCACGTATTACTCCCTGCTGGTTATACAATCTACAGAAAAGACAGAGATGGTCGTATGGGAGGAGGTGTTCTGCTGGCTATTCGAAATAACATCAAAACTTTCAGAAGGTACGACCTTGAAACTAAATGCGAATTACTCTGGAACGAAATACATACCAACCACGGTCAAAAGATGCTTATTGGAGTTTATTATCGTCCTCCCAATACAAACATAGAATACCTCCAACTTATGGATGATTCATTAATCAAAGTTCGAAGCTTATGCAACTTTGACAAGATATTTCTACTTGGTGACTTTAATTTACCTAACTTTGACTGGGTCAATCAAATTTCACTCTCAACCGAAGCCATCTATATCAAAGCGTACGAAATGTTAAATGACTCGTTTTTCACGCAAGTCAACGGTTATCCAACGAGAAATGGAAATATCCTGGATCTAGTCTTGAGTTCCACACCTGATTTAATCACTGACCTTCGAGTCCAGGAAGACTTAATGGATTCTGATCACTCTTGTGTAATTTTCAATATTAACATCAACTTGAGATCCTCCCATGCTTTGCCAAAAGTAGTCCTCAACTTCAAAAAAGCTAACTTAGAAGAACTAAAAAGAACGCTAAATTATGTTCCTTGGCATGTTGCAATGCTGGATGACGATCTGGACTTAAATATAATGAAATGGGAAGATCTTTTTTGGGCGGCTGTTAAAGAATTTGTTCCAACAAAGAGGATTAAAGATGGCCTTCATTCAACCGTCTCTCAAGGAACAAAAAATTCTTTTCGATAA
- the LOC136892102 gene encoding sushi, nidogen and EGF-like domain-containing protein 1 isoform X1, which yields MQKQVRFYAIFLLFTLAAAAYDKHGFLGIEGNTNQEDALMVKREDENVTSVTICEHERQTISCEGGATISVLEASYGRHDRKTCPKEPIRTTNCTAGSSLSVVQSSCNDQASCNLFASNSVFGDPCFGTVKYLQVKYECIEAPDPCDSDPCQNGGTCTNLGDNNFECECAPGFGGDICEEENVTSVTICEHERQTISCEGGATISVLEASYGRHDRKTCPKEPIRTTNCTAGSSLSVVQSSCNDQASCNLFASNSVFGDPCFGTVKYLQVKYECIEAPDPCDSDPCQNGGTCTNLGDNNFECECAPGFGGDICEEENVTSVTICEHERQTISCEGGATISVLEASYGRHDRKTCPKEPIRTTNCTAGSSLSVVQSSCNDQASCNLFASNSVFGDPCFGTVKYLQVKYECIEAPDPCDSDPCQNGGTCTNLGDNNFECECAPGFGGDICEEENVTSVTICEHERQTISCEGGATISVLEASYGRHDRKTCPKEPIRTTNCTAGSSLSVVQSSCNDQASCNLFASNSVFGDPCFGTVKYLQVKYECIEAPDPCDSDPCQNGGTCTNLGDNNFECECAPGFGGDICEEDVDECKDNNGGCQDICVNTIGSYHCACSDPEFSVAPDGLRCIAEGVDLYCGQDEMTITLPKSLLRGLDAEHLRLIDEQCTATENETHFFLTTRTTECGTLLKHNNDHAIYSNMVSEIPLQENQIVTRVREAMIPFHCFYSKFGVVSSIGIKPISKKVVLSSKGYGEFTISLDVFRNSSYISPYSQDDYPIDFYIRERIYLETCVDSEDDRLTILALECYATPSQDRDSQPRYDVIRDGCSVDVGDTLKFHPSPSDKCQRFSLEAFQYVNKHPYVFFHCKVKICNASDPNSRCAQGCVSRRRRSAKPLPESADDIYALAQGPLTLNREKREAEADEAVNSDHSMRVTNKGINFSVVAALAVVIGACVVGMGYMAWQKKKEITAPKYIPLYEDLQN from the exons ATGCAGAAGCAAGTACGTTTTTATGCCATTTTTCTACTTTTTACACTTGCTGCAGCAGCATACGATAAACATGGCTTCCTCGGTATTGAAG GTAATACGAACCAAGAAGATGCCTTGATGGTAAAAAGGGAGGACG AGAATGTTACGTCCGTCACCATTTGCGAGCACGAACGTCAAACCATCAGCTGTGAAGGTGGAGCGACAATCAGCGTGCTGGAAGCGTCCTATGGTAGACATGACCGTAAAACATGTCCAAAGGAACCCATTCGCACCACCAACTGTACTGCTGGGAGTTCGCTTTCTGTTGTGCAGAGCAGTTGCAACGATCAAGCCAGCTGCAACCTGTTTGCAAGTAACTCGGTATTCGGGGATCCATGTTTCGGAACAGTCAAATATCTGCAGGTCAAATACGAGTGCATTGAAG CTCCTGACCCTTGTGATAGTGATCCTTGCCAAAATGGAGGCACGTGCACCAACCTGGGAgacaacaactttgaatgtgagtGTGCCCCAGGCTTTGGAGGAGACATTTGTGAAGAAG AGAATGTTACGTCCGTCACCATTTGCGAGCACGAACGTCAAACCATCAGCTGTGAAGGTGGAGCGACAATCAGCGTGCTGGAAGCGTCCTATGGTAGACATGACCGTAAAACATGTCCAAAGGAACCCATTCGCACCACCAACTGTACTGCTGGGAGTTCGCTTTCTGTTGTGCAGAGCAGTTGCAACGATCAAGCCAGCTGCAACCTGTTTGCAAGTAACTCGGTATTCGGGGATCCATGTTTCGGAACAGTCAAATATCTGCAGGTCAAATACGAGTGCATTGAAG CTCCTGACCCTTGTGATAGTGATCCTTGCCAAAATGGAGGCACGTGCACCAACCTGGGAgacaacaactttgaatgtgagtGTGCCCCAGGCTTTGGAGGAGACATTTGTGAAGAAG AGAATGTTACGTCCGTCACCATTTGCGAGCACGAACGTCAAACCATCAGCTGTGAAGGTGGAGCGACAATCAGCGTGCTGGAAGCGTCCTATGGTAGACATGACCGTAAAACATGTCCAAAGGAACCCATTCGCACCACCAACTGTACTGCTGGGAGTTCGCTTTCTGTTGTGCAGAGCAGTTGCAACGATCAAGCCAGCTGCAACCTGTTTGCAAGTAACTCGGTATTCGGGGATCCATGTTTCGGAACAGTCAAATATCTGCAGGTCAAATACGAGTGCATTGAAG CTCCTGACCCTTGTGATAGTGATCCTTGCCAAAATGGAGGCACGTGCACCAACCTGGGAgacaacaactttgaatgtgagtGTGCCCCAGGCTTTGGAGGAGACATTTGTGAAGAAG AGAATGTTACGTCCGTCACCATTTGCGAGCACGAACGTCAAACCATCAGCTGTGAAGGTGGAGCGACAATCAGCGTGCTGGAAGCGTCCTATGGTAGACATGACCGTAAAACATGTCCAAAGGAACCCATTCGCACCACCAACTGTACTGCTGGGAGTTCGCTTTCTGTTGTGCAGAGCAGTTGCAACGATCAAGCCAGCTGCAACCTGTTTGCAAGTAACTCGGTATTCGGGGATCCATGTTTCGGAACAGTCAAATATCTGCAGGTCAAATACGAGTGCATTGAAG CTCCTGACCCTTGTGATAGTGATCCTTGCCAAAATGGAGGCACGTGCACCAACCTGGGAgacaacaactttgaatgtgagtGTGCCCCAGGCTTTGGAGGAGACATTTGTGAAGAAG ATGTCGACGAATGTAAGGACAACAATGGCGGATGTCAAGATATCTGTGTCAATACTATCGGAAGCTACCACTGCGCATGCTCTGATCCAGAGTTTAGCGTCGCACCAGACGGACTCCGCTGTATTG CTGAGGGAGTGGATCTTTACTGCGGCCAGGATGAAATGACCATTACTCTGCCCAAGTCCCTGCTCAGGGGTCTTGACGCTGAACACCTGAGGCTAATCGATGAACAGTGCACGGCCACTGAAAACGAAACTCACTTCTTCCTCACAACAAGGACCACCGAGTGTGGCACATTACTCAAGCACAATAACGACCACGCTATTTACAgtaacatggtgtcagaaatTCCACTCCAGGAAAATCAAATTGTGACCCGTGTGCGCGAGGCTATGATCCCGTTCCACTGTTTCTACTCCAAATTTGGCGTGGTGTCTTCAATTGGAATCAAGCCGATAAGCAAGAAGGTTGTTCTGTCATCTAAAGGTTATGGAGAGTTCACTATTTCACTGGACGTGTTCAGGAATTCCAG CTATATCTCACCCTACTCTCAAGATGACTACCCCATTGACTTTTACATCCGAGAGAGAATATATCTTGAGACGTGTGTCGATTCTGAGGACGACCGGTTGACAATTCTGGCCTTGGAATGCTATGCCACTCCTTCCCAAGACAGGGATTCACAACCcagatatgacgtcataagggaCGG ATGCTCAGTGGACGTGGGCGACACTCTTAAGTTCCATCCCAGCCCTAGCGACAAGTGTCAGCGGTTTAGCCTGGAAGCCTTCCAATATGTCAACAAGCACCCTTATGTGTTTTTCCACTGCAAGGTCAAGATCTGCAACGCCTCTGATCCTAATTCTAGATGCGCGCAAGGCTGTGTATCGCGAAGGCGGCGAAGCGCGAAGCCGCTTCCTGAAAGTGCGGATGATATCTATGCTCTTGCCCAGGGTCCTCTCACACTGAACCGCGAAAAGAGGGAGGCAGAAGCGGATGAAGCGGTTAACTCAGATCATAGCATGCGTGTGACCAACAAAG GTATCAACTTTTCTGTCGTTGCTGCGCTGGCAGTGGTGATTGGCGCTTGCGTGGTGGGAATGGGCTACATGGCGTGGCAGAAGAAAAAGGAGATAACTGCACCCAAGTACATACCGCTTTATGAAGACCTGCAgaactga
- the LOC136892102 gene encoding sushi, nidogen and EGF-like domain-containing protein 1 isoform X2, giving the protein MVKREDENVTSVTICEHERQTISCEGGATISVLEASYGRHDRKTCPKEPIRTTNCTAGSSLSVVQSSCNDQASCNLFASNSVFGDPCFGTVKYLQVKYECIEAPDPCDSDPCQNGGTCTNLGDNNFECECAPGFGGDICEEENVTSVTICEHERQTISCEGGATISVLEASYGRHDRKTCPKEPIRTTNCTAGSSLSVVQSSCNDQASCNLFASNSVFGDPCFGTVKYLQVKYECIEAPDPCDSDPCQNGGTCTNLGDNNFECECAPGFGGDICEEENVTSVTICEHERQTISCEGGATISVLEASYGRHDRKTCPKEPIRTTNCTAGSSLSVVQSSCNDQASCNLFASNSVFGDPCFGTVKYLQVKYECIEAPDPCDSDPCQNGGTCTNLGDNNFECECAPGFGGDICEEENVTSVTICEHERQTISCEGGATISVLEASYGRHDRKTCPKEPIRTTNCTAGSSLSVVQSSCNDQASCNLFASNSVFGDPCFGTVKYLQVKYECIEAPDPCDSDPCQNGGTCTNLGDNNFECECAPGFGGDICEEDVDECKDNNGGCQDICVNTIGSYHCACSDPEFSVAPDGLRCIAEGVDLYCGQDEMTITLPKSLLRGLDAEHLRLIDEQCTATENETHFFLTTRTTECGTLLKHNNDHAIYSNMVSEIPLQENQIVTRVREAMIPFHCFYSKFGVVSSIGIKPISKKVVLSSKGYGEFTISLDVFRNSSYISPYSQDDYPIDFYIRERIYLETCVDSEDDRLTILALECYATPSQDRDSQPRYDVIRDGCSVDVGDTLKFHPSPSDKCQRFSLEAFQYVNKHPYVFFHCKVKICNASDPNSRCAQGCVSRRRRSAKPLPESADDIYALAQGPLTLNREKREAEADEAVNSDHSMRVTNKGINFSVVAALAVVIGACVVGMGYMAWQKKKEITAPKYIPLYEDLQN; this is encoded by the exons ATGGTAAAAAGGGAGGACG AGAATGTTACGTCCGTCACCATTTGCGAGCACGAACGTCAAACCATCAGCTGTGAAGGTGGAGCGACAATCAGCGTGCTGGAAGCGTCCTATGGTAGACATGACCGTAAAACATGTCCAAAGGAACCCATTCGCACCACCAACTGTACTGCTGGGAGTTCGCTTTCTGTTGTGCAGAGCAGTTGCAACGATCAAGCCAGCTGCAACCTGTTTGCAAGTAACTCGGTATTCGGGGATCCATGTTTCGGAACAGTCAAATATCTGCAGGTCAAATACGAGTGCATTGAAG CTCCTGACCCTTGTGATAGTGATCCTTGCCAAAATGGAGGCACGTGCACCAACCTGGGAgacaacaactttgaatgtgagtGTGCCCCAGGCTTTGGAGGAGACATTTGTGAAGAAG AGAATGTTACGTCCGTCACCATTTGCGAGCACGAACGTCAAACCATCAGCTGTGAAGGTGGAGCGACAATCAGCGTGCTGGAAGCGTCCTATGGTAGACATGACCGTAAAACATGTCCAAAGGAACCCATTCGCACCACCAACTGTACTGCTGGGAGTTCGCTTTCTGTTGTGCAGAGCAGTTGCAACGATCAAGCCAGCTGCAACCTGTTTGCAAGTAACTCGGTATTCGGGGATCCATGTTTCGGAACAGTCAAATATCTGCAGGTCAAATACGAGTGCATTGAAG CTCCTGACCCTTGTGATAGTGATCCTTGCCAAAATGGAGGCACGTGCACCAACCTGGGAgacaacaactttgaatgtgagtGTGCCCCAGGCTTTGGAGGAGACATTTGTGAAGAAG AGAATGTTACGTCCGTCACCATTTGCGAGCACGAACGTCAAACCATCAGCTGTGAAGGTGGAGCGACAATCAGCGTGCTGGAAGCGTCCTATGGTAGACATGACCGTAAAACATGTCCAAAGGAACCCATTCGCACCACCAACTGTACTGCTGGGAGTTCGCTTTCTGTTGTGCAGAGCAGTTGCAACGATCAAGCCAGCTGCAACCTGTTTGCAAGTAACTCGGTATTCGGGGATCCATGTTTCGGAACAGTCAAATATCTGCAGGTCAAATACGAGTGCATTGAAG CTCCTGACCCTTGTGATAGTGATCCTTGCCAAAATGGAGGCACGTGCACCAACCTGGGAgacaacaactttgaatgtgagtGTGCCCCAGGCTTTGGAGGAGACATTTGTGAAGAAG AGAATGTTACGTCCGTCACCATTTGCGAGCACGAACGTCAAACCATCAGCTGTGAAGGTGGAGCGACAATCAGCGTGCTGGAAGCGTCCTATGGTAGACATGACCGTAAAACATGTCCAAAGGAACCCATTCGCACCACCAACTGTACTGCTGGGAGTTCGCTTTCTGTTGTGCAGAGCAGTTGCAACGATCAAGCCAGCTGCAACCTGTTTGCAAGTAACTCGGTATTCGGGGATCCATGTTTCGGAACAGTCAAATATCTGCAGGTCAAATACGAGTGCATTGAAG CTCCTGACCCTTGTGATAGTGATCCTTGCCAAAATGGAGGCACGTGCACCAACCTGGGAgacaacaactttgaatgtgagtGTGCCCCAGGCTTTGGAGGAGACATTTGTGAAGAAG ATGTCGACGAATGTAAGGACAACAATGGCGGATGTCAAGATATCTGTGTCAATACTATCGGAAGCTACCACTGCGCATGCTCTGATCCAGAGTTTAGCGTCGCACCAGACGGACTCCGCTGTATTG CTGAGGGAGTGGATCTTTACTGCGGCCAGGATGAAATGACCATTACTCTGCCCAAGTCCCTGCTCAGGGGTCTTGACGCTGAACACCTGAGGCTAATCGATGAACAGTGCACGGCCACTGAAAACGAAACTCACTTCTTCCTCACAACAAGGACCACCGAGTGTGGCACATTACTCAAGCACAATAACGACCACGCTATTTACAgtaacatggtgtcagaaatTCCACTCCAGGAAAATCAAATTGTGACCCGTGTGCGCGAGGCTATGATCCCGTTCCACTGTTTCTACTCCAAATTTGGCGTGGTGTCTTCAATTGGAATCAAGCCGATAAGCAAGAAGGTTGTTCTGTCATCTAAAGGTTATGGAGAGTTCACTATTTCACTGGACGTGTTCAGGAATTCCAG CTATATCTCACCCTACTCTCAAGATGACTACCCCATTGACTTTTACATCCGAGAGAGAATATATCTTGAGACGTGTGTCGATTCTGAGGACGACCGGTTGACAATTCTGGCCTTGGAATGCTATGCCACTCCTTCCCAAGACAGGGATTCACAACCcagatatgacgtcataagggaCGG ATGCTCAGTGGACGTGGGCGACACTCTTAAGTTCCATCCCAGCCCTAGCGACAAGTGTCAGCGGTTTAGCCTGGAAGCCTTCCAATATGTCAACAAGCACCCTTATGTGTTTTTCCACTGCAAGGTCAAGATCTGCAACGCCTCTGATCCTAATTCTAGATGCGCGCAAGGCTGTGTATCGCGAAGGCGGCGAAGCGCGAAGCCGCTTCCTGAAAGTGCGGATGATATCTATGCTCTTGCCCAGGGTCCTCTCACACTGAACCGCGAAAAGAGGGAGGCAGAAGCGGATGAAGCGGTTAACTCAGATCATAGCATGCGTGTGACCAACAAAG GTATCAACTTTTCTGTCGTTGCTGCGCTGGCAGTGGTGATTGGCGCTTGCGTGGTGGGAATGGGCTACATGGCGTGGCAGAAGAAAAAGGAGATAACTGCACCCAAGTACATACCGCTTTATGAAGACCTGCAgaactga
- the LOC136892127 gene encoding uncharacterized protein has protein sequence MTDSSLQKVGNGAAPNNGESAIVAAISSMSELLVSSITSMKSTMAESLGQMKETIDQLVIEEGPSGENDEQLQIDVKTDELPTEQSDKKQQSGSAESNNGAKKPTSGESSEQSINILINQDSVSQQDAGGKIELLLGIANDLKLDQKKAPAVNEEIAKIVQGLLREKLTEEVLTATQNRYSPPENCECLTSTKVNHLIWDKLKSDTRSADIKLQRVQSNLVKGLVPIVSVIEKLGKARDKIPKDALDVPELIRAATDAIALVGAANFELNMRRRDNIKPELNDTCAPARYPSQNSCLAMMPTYLNN, from the coding sequence ATGACAGATTCCTCGCTTCAAAAAGTTGGAAATGGCGCGGCGCCAAACAACGGCGAGTCTGCCATCGTTGCGGCGATCAGCTCAATGAGTGAGCTTCTGGTATCTTCCATTACCTCAATGAAGTCTACAATGGCTGAATCCTTAGGTCAGATGAAGGAAACCATTGACCAACTCGTAATCGAGGAAGGTCCTTCAGGGGAAAACGATGAGCAGCTACAAATAGATGTCAAAACGGACGAACTACCCACTGAGCAGTCGGACAAAAAGCAGCAATCTGGGTCCGCTGAGTCAAATAATGGGGCTAAAAAGCCCACAAGTGGAGAATCATCTGAGCAGAGCATTAACATTCTGATAAATCAGGACTCTGTATCTCAACAGGATGCCGGTGGCAAAATTGAGCTACTGTTAGGCATTGCGAACGATCTCAAACTTGACCAGAAGAAGGCTCCAGCTGTAAACGAGGAGATAGCCAAAATAGTCCAGGGCTTACTGAGAGAAAAGCTTACGGAAGAAGTTTTGACGGCGACGCAGAATCGCTACAGCCCGCCAGAAAATTGTGAATGCCTCACAAGCACGAAGGTCAATCATCTTATCTGGGATAAATTAAAATCAGACACGAGGTCTGCTGATATCAAGTTGCAGCGAGTGCAATCTAATCTTGTCAAAGGGCTCGTCCCTATAGTTTCTGTTATTGAGAAACTTGGGAAGGCACGGGATAAAATTCCTAAAGATGCCTTGGATGTCCCAGAATTAATAAGAGCAGCCACTGATGCCATTGCTCTGGTAGGTGCCGCTAACTTCGAGTTGAATATGCGGCGCAGGGATAACATCAAGCCCGAGCTAAATGACACTTGTGCTCCAGCTCGGTACCCTTCACAGAATTCTTGTTTGGCAATGATGCCGACTTATCTAAACAACTGA